In Brevibacillus brevis NBRC 100599, a single genomic region encodes these proteins:
- a CDS encoding dynamin family protein, which produces MNQLRDKLIAAAERLRRASEEVVSVPGMQAQAQAMLDRADRLTANRFTVALFGAFSAGKSSFANALMGDLVLPVSPNPTTAAINKIMPPTDEHPHGTVRVVLKEREAIEQDVIRSLAVFGLVASDLDGALAELGKIDVAQIPPTAKPHYTFLKAVTKGLPEMAAHLGGELLVDMQAFKGFVAKEEKACFAEYIELFYSCPLTDQGIVLVDTPGADSINARHTGVAFEYMKNADAVLFVTYYNHAFSQADREFLLQMGRVKDTFEMDKMFFIVNACDLAANDEELQGVITHVEKNLLSCGIRLPRIYPVSSQTALLARMHEKGKLAASAEKVYRQRTNTAEGEQLMPADEAFKFSGMASFEAEFLRFTIEELTQIAVNAAIGEIRRAHDTLTEFMRMAQSGEDERLLRKEAASNAKTQALSAVEALSTASFERDLAKEREELLYYVRQRLFFRFNELFNLAFNPAVIKDDGRNMKQALQGCLTDLLRSISYDLAQELRATTLRLEKFTNKQGTTLVAVWQQDVQGYAAGLTLAPYQQRQVETLSFANELPVAESAFASAVSLFKNTKDFFEQDGKAKMRDELEKRMQEPVSAYVEIGNKQLDEQFSTLFQELVASERNRVIDQINEYFTGLFAALEMNVDLDELAAKVSRVAAELA; this is translated from the coding sequence ATGAATCAACTACGAGACAAACTAATTGCAGCAGCAGAGCGTCTGCGACGTGCAAGTGAAGAAGTCGTTTCCGTACCAGGGATGCAAGCGCAGGCACAGGCGATGCTGGATCGAGCAGATCGTCTAACCGCCAATCGTTTTACCGTTGCACTGTTTGGTGCTTTTAGCGCAGGTAAATCCTCGTTTGCCAACGCCTTGATGGGCGATCTCGTGTTGCCTGTATCGCCGAATCCGACGACAGCAGCGATCAACAAAATTATGCCGCCTACGGATGAGCATCCACATGGAACTGTGCGTGTCGTCTTGAAGGAGCGCGAAGCAATTGAGCAGGATGTTATCCGTTCACTCGCTGTGTTTGGACTGGTTGCATCTGATCTGGATGGCGCATTAGCTGAGCTGGGCAAGATCGACGTAGCCCAAATCCCGCCTACGGCAAAACCTCACTACACCTTTTTGAAGGCTGTAACAAAAGGTTTGCCAGAAATGGCTGCTCATCTGGGTGGAGAACTGCTTGTGGATATGCAGGCATTCAAAGGCTTTGTAGCCAAGGAAGAAAAAGCTTGTTTTGCGGAATACATCGAGCTGTTCTATTCCTGCCCGCTGACAGACCAGGGCATCGTTCTCGTTGATACGCCTGGTGCAGATTCCATCAATGCGCGTCACACAGGTGTGGCGTTTGAATACATGAAAAACGCGGATGCTGTGTTGTTTGTAACCTATTACAACCACGCCTTTTCACAGGCAGACCGCGAGTTTTTGCTACAAATGGGACGGGTCAAGGATACGTTTGAAATGGACAAAATGTTCTTTATCGTCAATGCTTGTGACCTTGCAGCAAACGATGAGGAATTGCAGGGTGTGATTACTCACGTAGAGAAAAACCTCCTCTCGTGCGGAATTCGCCTCCCACGTATTTATCCGGTGTCGAGCCAGACTGCTCTGTTGGCACGGATGCATGAAAAAGGCAAGCTCGCAGCTTCTGCGGAGAAAGTATACCGCCAGCGCACGAATACGGCTGAAGGCGAGCAGCTAATGCCAGCAGATGAAGCATTCAAGTTCTCGGGAATGGCGTCGTTTGAAGCAGAGTTCCTCCGCTTTACGATTGAAGAGCTGACGCAAATTGCCGTGAATGCTGCAATCGGTGAAATCCGCCGCGCCCATGATACCTTGACAGAATTCATGCGTATGGCACAGTCCGGAGAAGACGAGCGTCTGTTGCGCAAAGAAGCAGCAAGCAACGCCAAGACACAGGCTCTGTCAGCTGTTGAAGCACTGTCTACCGCTTCGTTCGAACGCGACTTGGCAAAAGAGCGCGAGGAGCTGCTCTACTACGTTCGCCAGCGCTTGTTCTTCCGTTTTAATGAGCTGTTTAATCTCGCATTTAACCCGGCTGTCATCAAGGACGATGGACGCAACATGAAGCAAGCCCTGCAAGGATGCTTGACTGATCTTCTGCGTTCGATCAGCTACGACTTGGCGCAGGAGCTGCGTGCCACTACCCTTCGCTTGGAGAAATTCACGAACAAGCAGGGGACGACACTTGTTGCGGTGTGGCAACAGGATGTACAAGGCTACGCAGCAGGTTTGACCTTGGCACCTTATCAGCAGAGACAGGTAGAAACACTGTCCTTTGCGAACGAGCTGCCAGTAGCCGAATCGGCATTTGCTTCAGCGGTTTCCTTGTTCAAAAACACGAAAGACTTTTTCGAGCAGGATGGCAAAGCCAAAATGCGTGACGAGCTGGAGAAGCGCATGCAAGAACCAGTGAGCGCGTACGTAGAAATCGGAAACAAGCAATTGGATGAGCAGTTTTCTACGCTGTTCCAAGAGCTGGTGGCAAGTGAGCGCAATCGCGTCATCGACCAGATCAACGAGTACTTCACAGGTCTGTTTGCGGCTCTTGAGATGAACGTCGATCTCGACGAGCTGGCGGCAAAAGTAAGTCGTGTAGCGGCTGAGTTGGCGTAA
- a CDS encoding spore germination protein, whose translation MMRRFLSQRRKKKTPSLITQRLQQRNDPALVLTTSLQQNLETFKTVLGSPHDLLLRSFTIGNTNHSCAVIAIDGLANCDMLDTQVLGQIQLMISTASKVVPTEPDEIVRMLYEEVLTVVEISKATDLTKVLEGILSGDTAIFVDGATEVIIVDSKGWKTRAIEEPVSEGLVRGPRDGFTESIRDNTVHIRRRIKDPNLRFEGSIIGRRSRTDVIIAYIENIADPELLNEVRRRISTIDVDEIEESGFIEQWIEDDFLSPFPQIHNTERPDKVSGALFQGRIAILVDGTPMVLILPVTIGLLLHSPEDYYERWIVGSLARLLRYLAAFLAVYSPAFYIALVTFHPGLIPSDLAFSIAATRDGVPFPAFVEAIMMVTTMELLQEAGLRLPKPIGQTIGIVGGLVIGDAAVSAGIVSPVMVIVVALTAIASFAIPSYHLAIAFRMIRFFAMFMAAIFGIYGVVLSFIAIMIHLSNLTSIGYPYLAPLAPHMPRDWKDMILRAPVTFLKTRPDALHTKDENRMSTGGS comes from the coding sequence ATGATGCGCAGATTTTTGTCACAGCGTCGCAAAAAGAAAACTCCCTCTCTTATCACACAGCGCTTGCAGCAGCGAAATGATCCTGCGCTTGTACTAACGACCAGTTTGCAGCAAAACTTGGAGACGTTTAAGACCGTGCTGGGCAGCCCACACGATTTATTACTTCGTTCCTTTACGATCGGCAACACCAATCATTCCTGTGCCGTGATTGCGATTGATGGATTGGCGAACTGCGATATGCTGGATACGCAAGTTCTCGGACAAATCCAGTTGATGATCTCAACTGCTTCCAAAGTAGTACCGACTGAACCAGACGAGATTGTCCGGATGCTTTATGAGGAAGTCCTTACTGTCGTTGAAATATCGAAAGCAACGGATTTGACAAAAGTACTCGAAGGCATTCTTTCCGGGGATACAGCCATTTTTGTAGATGGAGCGACCGAAGTCATTATTGTCGACAGCAAGGGATGGAAAACTCGTGCCATAGAGGAGCCGGTCTCCGAAGGATTGGTGCGTGGTCCGCGGGATGGCTTTACGGAGAGTATCCGGGACAACACCGTTCATATACGCAGACGTATCAAAGACCCGAACTTGCGCTTTGAAGGGTCGATCATAGGCAGACGCAGCCGAACAGATGTGATCATCGCCTACATTGAAAACATCGCTGATCCAGAACTACTGAATGAAGTGAGACGACGAATCTCTACGATCGATGTGGACGAGATAGAAGAGTCCGGTTTTATTGAGCAATGGATTGAAGATGATTTTTTATCACCTTTTCCGCAGATTCATAACACGGAGCGTCCCGATAAAGTGAGTGGAGCGTTGTTTCAAGGTCGCATTGCAATATTGGTGGACGGGACTCCGATGGTGCTCATTTTGCCTGTGACGATTGGTTTGCTCCTGCATTCACCAGAGGATTACTACGAACGTTGGATTGTCGGTTCATTGGCTAGGCTGTTGCGGTATTTGGCAGCATTTCTGGCCGTCTATTCGCCCGCTTTCTATATCGCTCTCGTCACCTTCCACCCTGGCTTGATCCCGTCTGATCTCGCCTTCTCGATCGCGGCCACACGTGATGGGGTTCCGTTTCCGGCATTCGTAGAAGCGATCATGATGGTGACGACGATGGAGCTGCTGCAGGAAGCCGGATTACGCTTGCCGAAGCCGATCGGCCAAACAATCGGGATCGTCGGCGGTCTTGTCATCGGTGACGCAGCGGTTTCTGCGGGCATCGTCAGTCCTGTCATGGTCATCGTCGTCGCCCTCACTGCCATCGCTTCTTTTGCCATCCCTTCTTATCACCTCGCCATTGCCTTTCGGATGATTCGTTTTTTCGCCATGTTTATGGCGGCCATTTTTGGTATTTATGGTGTGGTGCTTAGCTTTATTGCCATCATGATTCATTTATCCAATCTGACCAGCATCGGGTACCCTTATTTGGCGCCTCTTGCTCCACATATGCCAAGGGATTGGAAGGATATGATTTTGCGTGCCCCTGTTACCTTCTTGAAAACCCGACCAGATGCCCTTCACACGAAAGATGAAAACAGAATGAGTACAGGAGGGTCGTGA
- a CDS encoding dynamin family protein translates to MEKGGIEVLDSQVLIRETDFSRLAHTWEELAEVMKSQGDENTPLKLIQLAAKTKNAELNIAFCGHFSAGKSTMINTLLGVNLLPSNPIPTSANVVKIRGGEKAARVFTMNSGVLTFDPDTEMEKLKQFAVDGDTVESVEVSYPGTFLDEYASLLDTPGIDSTDAAHKIATESALHLADVVIYMMDYNHVQAEENFNFTKTLKDRGKPVYLVVNMIDKHIDFELDFDSYKESVEEAFATWNIHPDGIFYTSLAEPDHSENMYEEFKGMLSQLIADREKLVGTSVRSAAEHLIDEHIQVVRTSQADQRQQWEAQLDGLEVEGIDSRNAAAVQEALEQEEATAAALEKRAEDARVQMEKELSVLLDNARLTYFSTNEAARSYLESRKPGFKVGLLFAGKKTEEERERREEALLVEFREKVAGNLDFHFKEWLGKQPQVFDLRNEEYHASVHATKIEITGEFLSKHIKEGAASSEYVLNYCADISSGMKLEYRRVGLSFIAQVVEMIKEKVRVESAAQGERLGALRELAALHQKLAGLAAREEETKGRLLAIMRGGE, encoded by the coding sequence ATGGAGAAGGGTGGAATAGAAGTGCTTGACAGTCAAGTATTGATCCGGGAAACGGACTTTTCCCGACTGGCACATACATGGGAAGAACTCGCAGAAGTAATGAAGTCGCAGGGAGACGAAAACACGCCGCTCAAGCTCATTCAACTGGCCGCGAAAACAAAGAACGCTGAGCTGAATATTGCGTTTTGCGGACATTTTTCCGCTGGAAAATCAACGATGATTAACACGCTTCTGGGTGTTAATTTGTTGCCTTCCAATCCGATTCCGACAAGTGCGAATGTCGTGAAGATTCGTGGCGGAGAAAAAGCGGCTCGCGTCTTCACCATGAACAGCGGAGTCCTTACTTTTGATCCAGATACGGAGATGGAGAAGCTCAAGCAGTTTGCTGTTGACGGAGATACGGTTGAATCCGTAGAGGTCTCTTATCCGGGAACATTCCTTGACGAATACGCCAGCTTGCTCGATACACCGGGCATTGACTCAACAGATGCTGCACACAAAATCGCTACAGAATCTGCTCTGCATTTGGCTGACGTCGTCATTTATATGATGGATTATAACCATGTTCAAGCCGAAGAGAACTTCAACTTTACGAAGACGTTGAAGGACCGTGGCAAGCCAGTTTATCTGGTTGTGAACATGATTGATAAGCATATTGATTTTGAATTGGATTTCGATAGCTATAAGGAAAGTGTCGAGGAGGCATTCGCGACCTGGAACATTCATCCGGATGGTATTTTTTACACGTCGCTTGCGGAACCAGATCATTCTGAGAACATGTATGAAGAATTTAAGGGCATGCTTTCGCAGTTGATCGCTGATCGTGAAAAGCTGGTTGGCACGAGCGTTCGCAGTGCTGCCGAGCATTTGATCGATGAACACATCCAAGTAGTAAGAACAAGCCAGGCAGATCAACGACAGCAGTGGGAAGCCCAGCTAGATGGTCTGGAAGTAGAAGGCATCGATAGTCGTAATGCAGCGGCTGTTCAGGAAGCGCTTGAGCAGGAGGAAGCAACAGCGGCGGCTCTAGAGAAGCGTGCTGAGGATGCCCGAGTGCAGATGGAAAAAGAGCTGAGTGTACTTTTGGACAATGCTCGTTTGACTTATTTCAGTACGAACGAAGCAGCACGAAGCTACTTGGAGAGCCGCAAACCGGGCTTCAAGGTGGGGTTATTGTTTGCAGGCAAGAAGACAGAAGAAGAGCGCGAACGCCGCGAAGAAGCGCTTCTCGTCGAGTTCCGCGAAAAAGTGGCGGGAAATCTCGACTTCCATTTCAAAGAATGGCTTGGCAAGCAGCCGCAAGTGTTTGATTTGCGGAACGAAGAATATCACGCTAGCGTGCACGCGACCAAGATCGAGATTACAGGTGAGTTCCTGAGCAAGCACATCAAAGAGGGTGCTGCTTCGAGTGAGTACGTCCTGAACTACTGTGCGGATATTTCCAGCGGGATGAAGCTGGAGTACAGACGAGTGGGTCTCTCCTTCATTGCACAAGTGGTTGAGATGATAAAGGAGAAAGTGCGCGTAGAAAGTGCAGCTCAAGGCGAGCGTCTTGGCGCATTGCGTGAATTGGCAGCGCTGCATCAAAAGCTGGCAGGACTGGCAGCGAGAGAAGAAGAAACCAAGGGTCGTCTGTTGGCGATTATGCGTGGAGGAGAATAA
- a CDS encoding GerAB/ArcD/ProY family transporter has product MSAETLAEKLISKNHMGINIASVTIGVGILTFPRSLAKATGAFDGWISVVISGLCACLVGWLLAKLAARFPRQSFFEYSSIIASKPIAYILTFLVCIYTMLFVSFEIRAIGNIAKQYLFYNTPVEMITLSFLLIVQYSVIGSRIAMLRLNLLFLPVVLVVMFVVLLFTTQLFDIQNVRPFFSSDWRSLLEGSRVVGLSYSGFEIILFYTMLMKKPQEGAKAVTLGLSIPILLYMTIYMFAIGVFSAEVATNLTYPTIELAKEVEIPGGFFERVESVFFTIWIMTIFNTCAMWLDITVLNLSSMFNKVRKTFWVLILSPMIYFVAMLPQNLVDFFTFADNITYFGMILVYLCPILLLLIAVIRGVKGHE; this is encoded by the coding sequence GTGAGTGCAGAAACCTTGGCGGAGAAGTTGATCAGCAAAAATCATATGGGGATTAACATTGCCTCAGTCACAATCGGCGTCGGCATCCTGACCTTTCCCCGCTCCTTAGCCAAGGCAACCGGAGCATTCGATGGATGGATCTCCGTCGTGATTAGCGGTCTTTGTGCGTGTCTGGTTGGCTGGCTGCTAGCCAAGCTCGCTGCTCGGTTTCCGAGACAAAGCTTCTTTGAATACAGCTCGATAATCGCAAGCAAACCGATCGCCTACATCTTGACCTTTCTCGTCTGTATTTACACGATGCTATTTGTCTCGTTTGAAATCAGGGCAATCGGAAACATCGCTAAGCAGTACCTGTTCTACAATACCCCGGTGGAAATGATCACGCTCTCTTTTCTCTTGATCGTTCAATATTCCGTGATTGGATCACGTATTGCCATGCTGCGGCTCAACTTGCTGTTTTTGCCTGTGGTTCTTGTCGTCATGTTCGTCGTCCTGCTGTTTACTACCCAGTTGTTTGACATCCAAAATGTTCGTCCCTTCTTTTCATCAGACTGGCGCTCACTCTTGGAAGGCTCCAGAGTAGTCGGATTGTCTTATTCCGGCTTTGAGATTATCCTTTTTTACACCATGCTGATGAAAAAGCCTCAGGAAGGGGCAAAGGCCGTGACGTTAGGTCTCTCGATCCCCATTCTGCTCTACATGACCATCTACATGTTCGCCATCGGAGTATTCTCTGCGGAGGTTGCGACGAACCTGACCTATCCAACCATCGAGTTGGCAAAGGAAGTCGAAATCCCCGGCGGCTTTTTTGAACGGGTGGAGTCCGTTTTCTTCACCATCTGGATCATGACGATCTTCAACACATGTGCGATGTGGCTCGATATTACCGTGCTCAATCTGTCGTCCATGTTCAACAAGGTGCGCAAAACGTTTTGGGTGCTCATTCTTTCTCCCATGATTTATTTTGTCGCGATGCTCCCACAAAACCTGGTTGATTTCTTCACGTTTGCAGATAACATCACTTATTTCGGAATGATCCTCGTCTATTTATGTCCGATTTTACTGCTCCTCATCGCTGTCATACGAGGTGTAAAGGGTCATGAATAG